Sequence from the [Bacteroides] pectinophilus genome:
CGCACAGCCCTTTTTAAAATATTCATACATTTCATTGGCAAAATCAGGCGCTCCCGCTTTTACAAAGCTTGGCCTGTTGCCCTTGCGGCAGTCTGCATACAGTGTAAACTGCGACACAACCATAACTTCACCGCCAACATCCGTGAGTGAAAGGTTAGTCTTGCCATTCTCATCTTCAAATATTCTTAATCCCGACAGCTTCTTTATGTATCTGTCTGCCATTTCTTTTGTATCTCCGTCAGCAATACCAAGCAGTATCAGGAGTCCTTTACCGATACTTCCCACAACACTGCCATCCACCTTAACCGATGCATGGTTAACACGCTGTATAACAAGTCTCATAATCAATCACCATTATTCCTATATCCACTCGTAATCTCCGCCTGTAATCGCAAGACTGAGGAGTGAATCCATCTTTGCAACCTCTTCCTCTCCCTCAATCTTTTCAATAAGCTGCGCCGTATCAGTTATATCTTCAAGTGACTCATCCGGTCCTATCTCGTAATCCACTTCCGCCTCACAGTCAGGGCATGGAATCTTACTAATTGTCTGAAGTGAAAGAAACCTCTTGCCACATTGCTTACACTCATAATATCCACATTCTTTTGTTCCGTCAGGTACATAATACATATTGATTCCCGAGCCTCCATACATTATTAATGCGTTATTAATCAGCATTAACATCTGCCGATTTCATTATATTATACATTTGTATTTTTGTCTTGTGTATAGAACAATATCATTACATAATTATCTTATGTGGAGGTGCATTAAAGCCTAAGCCATCCTTGACTGCGATGGCATCAATGTAGAAGTTGTACCTGCATGGAAATGGCTTCTGGATAATCCGCATTAGAAATGTATATATTATCTGAACCCCTTCAGATACTCCTTCTGCTCCGGTGTAATGCGATAGCTCTCTACCGCCTTCTGTATCGTCTTTTTATGTACCCATTCAGGAAGCCTCCGTTCCTGTATATAAGGAATTGCCGCATTCCACTGCTTTGCAAGTGCTGTCGCCATGTACCACGCAATCATCATATTAACATAGTACTCCTCAGACTTTACATCTGCGACAATCTGCAAGTACTCTTCCTTAAAATCTTCATCAAGAAACAGACGCATCATGACGCCAATCCCGTATCTCTTAACGTACGCTGCATCTGAAGCAATCCACTTCTTTGCCCTCAAAAGAACATCTTTCTTATTTTTATTAAAGCATTTTGGAACCGGAAAATCACAGGTAGCCCAATTATCAACATACGGAAGGAACTTTTCAAGTTCAAAGATACATTTATCATAGTCCTTAATCTGCCCAATCAGCATCATCTGAAGATTATTCTCTTCATAATATTTATGCGGAAGTTCATCCATAAACCGGGCTGCTTCCTCCGTCTTAGCGAATTTCTTTGCAAATGTCCTTAAAACCGGCGTTCTAATTCCTATAATATCCGATTTATCAATTCCCGGCATAAGGCTGCTGTGGAAATCCCTGTACGCCGTGTCCTGTAGCTCAAACAATTCTTCCTGTAAGTGTGTCATAAAAATCTCCATTCCGCAGGCACAAATAGCCGTGTAAAACCAGATATCAAACTGATTTTTACACTATCTCCTCATCGACCCATCCAGACTTTCCCCAATTGTAGTTCTTTGTATAATACATGTCAATTTGAAATATACTTTTTATTCGTTCCAATGCTTCCATTTATATAACTGCCCTTTGTATTCCAGATTTAAATGTTTCTCTTTATCCAGTCGCTTATCCAGCCTAACATCATCCGTTCACTTTCTGTTTTCTGTCGCCTGTGAACTCTGGCGACACAGCCGGGGCAGTATTTTGCCCGGTTGGATTTGGGGACGAATACGCCGCCGCAGACCGAGAAAGAAGCCGTCTGCGGGCAGGCGCAGGTGTCCCCATCGTCAAGGACAATGCAGTTGCCGTCCTCACAGCAACAGCACTCCCGGCGGATCAGGGCTTTTGCCTGTTTGCGCTGCTTCCCATGCCGGGTTATTCCTTTTCGGACGGTCATTCGATTTTCAAGGTGCTGTTCACCGATGAACTATCTCAAGTGTATACTTTTTTGATTGCCTGTGCCATATGTCCATAAAGTCGGAAATCAGCCTGAAATCTCTCTATTTCCACGCTCTCGGAATTGTGGTAAAATAAAAATGACGGAACAACAAATCGGCGGTTGTAAAGGAGCGTTATGCGATGGAAAAAAGAAAAATTGTTCGTGGGATTATATTGGCAGTATTGCTGGTTTGTGCGGTGTTTTTGATTTATTCCATAGTAACAGACCCATTAGGCGAACATGATATTATGCTTGCCCTAGCTGTTACCGCTGGATTTATTGCATTAGAGCAGGACAAGCGAAAAGAAAGATAACTCCCTATTTGACTGTATAGCAATAAGTTATTGGAGAAAAAAATATGAAATGTATGAAGTGTAGCTGTGAAATGATAACAGCAAAATTATGTGGGGATGTAAGCGGAATGAGTGTTCGCTTAACCAATAAAAAGAAAGGAGTTTTTGAAACAGAGCATATAAGTACGGTTTCATGCTTTGTATGCACAAAATGCGGATATGTTGAGCTGAAAGCTGATAATCCAAAGGATTTGATTTTGTAAACATCCGATTTGCAAGCAAATGAGGACAGATACGGATATGATTACTTATCTACTATTTTGTGCAAGGTGCAGTGGATAACTATATAAACAAAAAGTTCGAGTGATAAATCGAAAGTTGGAGGATACACGCATGAAAATTGTAATCATTAATGGAAGTGCCAGAAAAGGAAACACGCTGACAGC
This genomic interval carries:
- a CDS encoding DNA alkylation repair protein produces the protein MTHLQEELFELQDTAYRDFHSSLMPGIDKSDIIGIRTPVLRTFAKKFAKTEEAARFMDELPHKYYEENNLQMMLIGQIKDYDKCIFELEKFLPYVDNWATCDFPVPKCFNKNKKDVLLRAKKWIASDAAYVKRYGIGVMMRLFLDEDFKEEYLQIVADVKSEEYYVNMMIAWYMATALAKQWNAAIPYIQERRLPEWVHKKTIQKAVESYRITPEQKEYLKGFR
- the dtd gene encoding D-aminoacyl-tRNA deacylase → MRLVIQRVNHASVKVDGSVVGSIGKGLLILLGIADGDTKEMADRYIKKLSGLRIFEDENGKTNLSLTDVGGEVMVVSQFTLYADCRKGNRPSFVKAGAPDFANEMYEYFKKGCADTFGSVQCGVFGADMKVELENDGPFTVLWDSDWW